In Molothrus aeneus isolate 106 chromosome 3, BPBGC_Maene_1.0, whole genome shotgun sequence, a single genomic region encodes these proteins:
- the PNRC1 gene encoding proline-rich nuclear receptor coactivator 1, with product MVTTTAPPPFLARISAGTEDPRRLPPSALLQRLRRGDSNCENQPSCCLAGPGGSARPALKRVRRRKGKIRPGPAGLLPSRYQQYQQHRAGLGRRTPLGTDLVTDAPPEEPPAPAPSRPAPGKPLRKEFLKNKMGKTEKAAVPYGQPVHSLHLCEQPKINRQKSKCNAPVTKIASAKKIENFWQDSVSPEIVQKQEKKPLKNTENFRNAKSKKPIALNEVSQKENYAGAKFSDPPSPSVLPKPPSHWVGGTAELSDQNRELMAVHLKTLLKVQA from the exons ATGGTTACCACCACGGCGCCGCCGCCCTTCCTGGCTCGGATCTCGGCGGGCACCGAAGACCCGCGGCGGCTGCCGCCCTCCGCCCTGCTCCAGCGCCTCCGGCGCGGGGACAGCAACTGCGAgaaccagcccagctgctgcctggcgGGCCCGGGGggcagcgcccgccccgcgctgAAGAGGGTGCGGCGGAGGAAGGGAAAGatccggcccggccccgcggggctcctgcccagccgCTACCAGCAGTACCAGCAGCACCGCGCCGGGCTAGGGAGACGGACGCCGCTGGGAACCGACTTGGTGACGGACGCCCCCCCGGAGGAGCCCCCTGCGCCTGCCCCCTCGAGACCCGCGCCTGGCAAACCCCTCAGGAAGGAG TTCTTAAAAAACAAGATGGGAAAGACAGAGAAGGCGGCCGTTCCCTACGGCCAGCCCGTTCACAGCTTACACCTGTGTGAACAACCAAAGATTAACAGGCAGAAGAGTAAGTGTAACGCGCCAGTGACGAAGATCGCCTCGGCGAAAAAGATAGAGAACTTTTGGCAGGATTCTGTGTCGCCAGAAATAGTtcagaaacaggagaaaaagccacttaaaaacacagaaaacttcAGAAATGCCAAGTCCAAGAAACCTATCGCCCTAAATGAAGTGagccaaaaagaaaattatgctgGGGCAAAGTTCAGTGACCCACCATCTCCCAGTGTCCTTCCAAAGCCTCCCAGCCACTGGGTGGGTGGTACAGCTGAACTGTCTGACCAAAACAGGGAGTTGATGGCAGTCCATTTGAAAACTCTCCTAAAAGTTCAAGCGTAG
- the BORCS6 gene encoding LOW QUALITY PROTEIN: BLOC-1-related complex subunit 6 (The sequence of the model RefSeq protein was modified relative to this genomic sequence to represent the inferred CDS: inserted 4 bases in 2 codons; deleted 1 base in 1 codon): MVGLVAQSEPPLGEHGGGVRRATSSSRCCYPGASRPLPPPRQPPCADGASVSPLCPAPPIAGEQQPLCPGSSQSKATQTLGATPPLGAAQSRPARXPPVSESRARSARQAGGAXHRPIGILTNSRGHASPGASANRGRRKQASARPRWAVAAGGHASLAMEEPGLAAAPPEGRGRDERSLEALSLAGGGGAAVAVAGRQLSEGRRATLASALELEGTVLREGRLTQFVANNLERRIRLSGAPRGEPPAGGGGSSIPAIDPGALQDVVALAGQVAAQVDELLRNVHCGLQALTALSVGCIQTYRDGVESLGEAADLSIRAMYALVARCEELDRAMQPVPALAKRIRDMKGTLERLEGLCK, translated from the exons ATGGTAGGAC TGGTGGCGCAATCGGAGCCGCCGCTAGGAGAACATGGCGGGGGAGTGAGGCgagccaccagcagctcc cggTGTTGTTACCCGGGTGCGTCCCGCCCACTTCCGCCCCCGCGCCAACCGCCGTGCGCGGACGGCGCCAGCGTCTCGCCTCTCTGCCCCGCCCCGCCAATCGcgggagagcagcagcctctcTGCCCCGGCTCCAGCCAATCGAAAGCGACACAAACACTCGGGGCCACTCCTCCTTTAGGGGCCGCCCAATCCAGGCCGGCACG CCCCCCGGTCTCCGAGTCACGGGCTCGCAGTGCGCGGCAGGCGGGCGGTGC CCACCGGCCAATCGGGATCCTCACGAACAGCCGAGGCCACGCCTCCCCGGGCGCCTCAGCCAATCGCGGGAGACGTAAACAGGCGTCGGCGCGCCCCCGGTGGGCGGTGGCAGCGGGCGGGCACGCGTCGCTCGCCATGGAGGAGCCGGGCCTGGCCGCGGCGCCGCCGGAGGGGCGGGGGCGGGACGAGCGGAGCCTGGAGGCGCTCAGCCTGGCTGGCGGCGGAGGGGCGGCGGTGGCGGTGGCGGGGCGGCAGCTATCGGAGGGGCGGCGGGCGACGCTGGCGAGCGCCCTGGAACTGGAGGGGACGGTGCTGCGCGAAGGGCGCCTCACCCAGTTCGTAGCCAACAACCTGGAGCGGCGGATCCGGCTGAGCGGCGCCCCGCGGGGCGAGCCtccggcggggggcggcgggtcCTCCATCCCCGCCATCGACCCCGGGGCGCTGCAGGACGTGGTGGCCCTGGCCGGGCAGGTGGCGGCGCAGGTGGACGAGCTGCTGCGGAACGTGCACTGCGGGCTGCAGGCGCTGACGGCGCTCAGCGTCGGCTGCATCCAGACCTACCGCGACGGCGTGGAGAGCCTGGGCGAGGCGGCCGACCTCAGCATCCGCGCCATGTACGCGCTGGTGGCGCGCTGCGAGGAGCTGGACCGCGCCATGCAGCCCGTGCCCGCCCTGGCCAAGCGCATCCGTGACATGAAGGGCACGCTGGAGCGGCTCGAGGGACTCTGCAAGTAG